The Ovis aries strain OAR_USU_Benz2616 breed Rambouillet chromosome 11, ARS-UI_Ramb_v3.0, whole genome shotgun sequence genome window below encodes:
- the SPACA3 gene encoding sperm acrosome membrane-associated protein 3, protein MEAGSWAPRRWPCPPGIVLLALASVLSSLLSSGQARVYSRCELARVLQDFGLEGYRGYSLADWICLAYFASGFNTGAVDHEADGSTNSGIFQINSRKWCKNLNPNVPNLCQMYCSDLLNPNLKDTVICAMKITQDPQGLGSWEAWRHHCQGKDLSDWVDGCEL, encoded by the exons ATGGAAGCCGGGAGCTGGGCTCCCAGAAGGTGGCCCTGCCCGCCCGGGATTGTGCTGCTGGCCTTGGCTTCTGTCCTCAGCAGCCTGCTGTCCTCCGGCCAGGCCAGGGTCTACAGTCGCTGTGAGCTGGCCAGGGTGCTTCAGGATTTCGGCCTGGAGGGATACCGGGGCTACAGCCTGGCTGACT GGATCTGTCTTGCTTACTTCGCAAGCGGCTTCAACACAGGTGCCGTGGACCACGAAGCCGATGGAAGTACCAACAGCGGCATCTTCCAGATCAACAGCCGAAAGTGGTGCAAAAATCTCAACCCCAATGTCCCGAACTTGTGCCAGATGTACTGCTCCG acTTACTGAATCCCAACCTCAAGGATACTGTTATCTGTGCCATGAAGATAACTCAAGACCCCCAAGGGCTGGGCAGCTG GGAGGCATGGAGGCATCACTGCCAGGGCAAAGACCTCAGTGACTGGGTGGATGGCTGTGAGCTGTAG